One Geminocystis sp. M7585_C2015_104 DNA segment encodes these proteins:
- the pgl gene encoding 6-phosphogluconolactonase — protein MIRTDDKNEVYIVPAGEEFISFATARLAEKISSAIGNRGICTIALAGGSTPKPVYQKLAEEDLPWARVHFFWGDERYVPPTHPESNQKMAREALLTHISIPPDNIHPMPTDGNNPVEDAARYEQHLLDFFKMTSGFPSFDIVLLGMGEDGHTASLFPHTPALTVEDRLVTVGNRGDSVRLTFTVPLINHSRCVIFLVAGENKQKALKAVFSPDTDSDEYPAKKIKPEGNLIWIIDKMAGEVLNAL, from the coding sequence ATGATTAGAACGGATGACAAAAACGAGGTTTATATTGTACCCGCCGGTGAAGAATTCATCTCCTTTGCCACTGCCCGGCTTGCGGAAAAGATTAGCAGTGCCATTGGTAACCGGGGGATTTGTACTATAGCCCTGGCGGGAGGTAGCACCCCAAAGCCAGTTTATCAGAAATTGGCAGAAGAGGATTTGCCCTGGGCAAGGGTTCATTTCTTCTGGGGAGATGAGCGTTATGTGCCCCCAACCCATCCAGAAAGTAATCAGAAAATGGCTAGGGAGGCCCTGTTGACCCACATTAGTATACCCCCAGACAACATCCACCCCATGCCCACTGATGGAAACAATCCTGTGGAAGATGCCGCCCGTTATGAGCAACACCTATTGGATTTCTTCAAAATGACCAGTGGTTTCCCCTCCTTTGATATTGTCTTGCTGGGAATGGGGGAGGATGGTCATACGGCCTCTCTTTTCCCCCATACCCCCGCTTTAACAGTAGAAGATAGACTGGTTACAGTGGGCAATAGGGGGGATAGTGTGAGACTGACTTTTACGGTGCCCCTGATAAATCATAGCAGGTGTGTAATTTTTTTGGTGGCCGGTGAGAACAAACAAAAAGCCCTCAAGGCGGTTTTTAGCCCCGACACCGACAGTGACGAGTATCCCGCCAAAAAGATTAAACCTGAGGGAAATTTGATTTGGATAATAGACAAAATGGCAGGGGAGGTTTTAAATGCCCTTTGA
- a CDS encoding FHA domain-containing protein: protein MMNNISNPKDYQSEFNSDIFARAPQEVKKAFEATEDVFSSLEPITKGADATGPTGVQLDIPTAILTHVQTGFVIHLPTTRSIIHIGKPNDILPPDIDLSGFPNSQIVSRVHACITVEGSNFYIEDKGSANGTYINYVPLPVGTRHLLKSGDRIAFGKGDKVSFIFTLPL, encoded by the coding sequence ATGATGAACAACATTTCCAATCCCAAAGACTACCAATCGGAATTCAACTCTGATATTTTCGCCCGCGCCCCCCAAGAGGTGAAGAAGGCCTTTGAGGCGACGGAAGACGTATTTTCCTCCCTTGAGCCAATCACAAAGGGAGCCGACGCCACAGGGCCCACGGGGGTCCAATTGGACATACCCACCGCTATCTTAACCCACGTACAGACGGGTTTTGTCATTCACTTGCCTACCACTCGTTCCATAATTCACATTGGCAAACCTAATGATATTTTGCCTCCAGACATTGATCTTTCCGGTTTCCCCAACTCCCAGATCGTATCTCGGGTTCACGCCTGTATTACAGTAGAGGGTTCTAATTTTTACATTGAGGACAAGGGGAGCGCCAACGGAACCTATATCAATTATGTGCCCCTACCAGTGGGAACCCGTCATCTTCTCAAATCTGGCGATCGCATTGCTTTTGGCAAGGGAGACAAAGTCAGTTTCATTTTCACCCTGCCCCTTTAG
- a CDS encoding aspartate aminotransferase family protein, producing MNTYGRFPVTIERGLGCRVWDTGGKEYLDFVAGIATCTLGHAHPALVEAVTKQIQKLHHVSNLYYIPEQGELAQWLVEHSCGDKVFFCNSGAEANEAAIKLVRKYAHTVLEFLEQPVILTTINSFHGRTMGSLSATGQKKYHQNFEPLLPGFEYVPYNDIVAVEEAITNIDEGNRRVAAIMIEPLQGEGGVRPGDLEYFLRLRKICDETGILLVFDEVQVGVGRTGKMWGYENLGVEPDIFTTAKGLAGGIPIGAMVCKQFCDVFEPGNHASTFGGNPLACTAALAVLNTIERENILQNVQARGEQLRTRLRAIVQKYPHIFSEVRGWGLINGMEIREGVPLTSLDIVNRALENGLLLAPAGPKVVRFVPPLIVSPQEVDMAAEILDKTIASLV from the coding sequence ATGAACACCTATGGTCGTTTTCCAGTGACCATAGAAAGAGGATTGGGTTGCCGGGTGTGGGATACAGGGGGAAAGGAGTATTTGGACTTCGTGGCGGGAATTGCCACTTGTACCCTGGGGCATGCTCATCCGGCCCTAGTAGAGGCGGTGACTAAACAAATTCAGAAACTCCATCACGTGTCCAATCTCTACTATATCCCTGAACAGGGGGAACTGGCACAATGGCTAGTAGAACACTCCTGTGGGGATAAGGTTTTCTTCTGTAATTCCGGGGCTGAGGCTAACGAGGCGGCCATCAAGCTAGTACGTAAGTATGCTCACACAGTACTAGAATTTTTAGAACAACCAGTAATCCTGACCACCATAAACAGTTTCCACGGCCGCACTATGGGATCCCTAAGCGCCACGGGCCAGAAAAAATACCACCAAAACTTTGAACCCCTGCTACCCGGCTTTGAATATGTCCCCTACAATGACATCGTAGCCGTGGAGGAGGCTATTACCAATATTGATGAGGGAAATCGTCGGGTAGCGGCCATAATGATTGAACCTCTGCAGGGAGAGGGAGGTGTACGCCCAGGAGATTTAGAATATTTCCTACGTCTGCGGAAGATCTGCGACGAGACTGGTATTTTGCTGGTTTTTGACGAGGTACAGGTGGGGGTAGGACGCACTGGCAAAATGTGGGGTTATGAAAACTTAGGAGTCGAACCGGACATTTTCACCACTGCCAAGGGGTTGGCGGGGGGCATCCCCATTGGCGCTATGGTTTGTAAGCAATTTTGTGACGTGTTTGAGCCAGGCAACCATGCCAGCACCTTTGGGGGCAATCCTTTGGCCTGTACTGCTGCCCTTGCGGTTTTGAATACCATTGAAAGGGAAAATATTCTCCAAAACGTTCAAGCGAGGGGCGAACAATTGCGGACTCGTTTACGGGCAATAGTCCAGAAATATCCCCATATTTTTTCAGAAGTACGGGGCTGGGGATTAATTAATGGCATGGAAATAAGAGAGGGAGTCCCTTTAACCTCCCTGGATATAGTGAATAGGGCTTTAGAAAATGGCTTATTGTTGGCGCCAGCTGGGCCGAAGGTGGTACGTTTTGTGCCTCCCCTCATAGTTTCCCCACAGGAAGTGGACATGGCGGCAGAAATCCTAGACAAAACCATTGCCAGTCTTGTCTAG
- the thyX gene encoding FAD-dependent thymidylate synthase: MNTHYRDPLKDGKSRIELIGHLGDDLTIVNDARASFEKTSSVLTEKDIRLINYLVAHHHTSPFRGVVFKFKVKAPLFVCRQWWKHVIASNHNDEQLGWNEKSFRYVAIEDSDEFYIPRVFRKQSASNKQATEGFLPPEDNERAIAIYEKQCRASYEAYRQLLELGVGREQARGVLVPSVYTSWVWTASLQAVLHFIDLRMGEGAQTEIAAYAQAILELIEPIVPHAVEAWSNHRNHRGF; this comes from the coding sequence ATGAACACACATTACAGAGATCCCCTAAAGGACGGTAAAAGTAGAATTGAACTGATAGGTCATCTTGGGGACGATCTTACCATTGTCAACGATGCGAGGGCGTCTTTTGAAAAAACCTCCTCGGTGTTGACAGAAAAGGACATCCGGTTGATCAATTATCTGGTAGCCCACCACCACACTAGCCCTTTTAGGGGGGTAGTTTTCAAGTTTAAGGTTAAGGCGCCCCTATTCGTCTGTCGTCAGTGGTGGAAACATGTAATCGCCAGTAATCACAATGATGAGCAGTTGGGTTGGAATGAAAAGAGTTTCCGTTACGTGGCCATAGAAGACAGTGATGAGTTTTATATTCCTAGGGTATTTCGTAAACAATCAGCTAGCAACAAACAGGCCACTGAGGGCTTTTTGCCCCCTGAAGACAATGAGAGAGCCATTGCTATCTATGAAAAACAATGTAGGGCTAGCTATGAGGCCTATAGACAACTGTTGGAATTGGGAGTGGGGAGGGAACAGGCTAGGGGGGTGTTAGTGCCCTCCGTATACACCTCGTGGGTGTGGACTGCTTCTCTACAGGCGGTATTGCACTTTATCGATTTGAGGATGGGGGAGGGAGCACAAACGGAAATAGCCGCCTACGCCCAGGCCATCTTGGAATTAATTGAACCCATTGTCCCCCATGCCGTGGAAGCCTGGTCAAACCATAGAAACCATCGGGGCTTTTAA
- a CDS encoding nucleoside triphosphate pyrophosphohydrolase family protein, which yields MGNPNIHDYILFTRQTAIYPPECSLEYLSLGLASEAGEVGGVVKKYLRKDCDFETAREKLKRELGDVLWYWARLCDELGLEVEQVLSANMEKLSARKANNTLRGDGDDR from the coding sequence ATGGGCAATCCTAACATTCACGATTATATTTTATTTACCAGACAAACTGCCATTTATCCTCCAGAGTGTAGTTTAGAATACCTGAGCCTGGGATTAGCCAGTGAAGCAGGAGAGGTAGGAGGAGTGGTAAAAAAATACCTCAGGAAGGATTGTGATTTTGAAACGGCAAGGGAAAAATTGAAAAGGGAACTGGGAGACGTCCTCTGGTATTGGGCTAGACTGTGTGATGAGTTGGGATTAGAGGTGGAACAGGTGTTGTCCGCCAATATGGAAAAGTTGTCTGCCAGAAAGGCTAATAATACCCTCCGGGGAGACGGGGATGACCGTTGA